A region of Leptospiraceae bacterium DNA encodes the following proteins:
- a CDS encoding insulinase family protein produces the protein MKDTVLKHTLPNGLTILFQKAPYTASASIGVWIKLGSSLEEHNELGYTHFLEHMLFKGTKKRTAKEQAEEIERVGGYINAVTSREYTYFYVTLIKDRLELGLDILSDMVFQPLLREADIQNESAVIIEEMRGYEDSPDDFVYDFYFRNIFSGDSLGRDILGTRESISSVTEKSLKAFYKKHYTTDRMILSISSSHSEKEIINLAEKYFTEMRQVRSKKKNLPVGVDKSFSTNFTRRKLEQVNFLLGADGFARNLSSIIHLILFATIMGGGMSSRLFQKIREEKGLCYSINCFPSSYSRTGIVSVSCGTSKEKFEYCLESIMNELRLVKAEGFSKSELEDAKSNQIGAMSIGFEAPDQRMTNIALQEIYYNRYFSLKERTDAIKKVKIDDLQETIEKIFSIERLHFSGIGDLSKSTINRIDTSI, from the coding sequence TCTATTGGTGTCTGGATAAAATTGGGTTCCAGTCTTGAAGAACATAATGAACTTGGCTATACCCATTTTCTTGAGCATATGCTGTTTAAGGGTACAAAAAAAAGAACAGCTAAAGAACAGGCCGAAGAAATTGAGCGAGTAGGTGGATACATTAATGCAGTTACGTCGCGAGAATATACTTACTTCTATGTAACTTTAATTAAAGATAGACTTGAACTCGGTCTGGATATCCTTTCTGACATGGTCTTTCAACCTCTTTTACGTGAGGCTGATATTCAAAATGAATCAGCGGTGATTATAGAGGAAATGAGAGGTTATGAAGATTCACCTGATGATTTTGTTTATGATTTTTATTTTCGTAATATTTTCTCCGGAGATTCTCTGGGAAGGGATATACTCGGAACAAGAGAATCTATTTCTTCTGTAACTGAAAAAAGCTTAAAAGCATTTTATAAAAAACATTATACTACGGATAGAATGATTCTTTCAATTTCTTCTTCTCATAGTGAGAAAGAAATTATAAATCTGGCAGAGAAATATTTTACCGAAATGAGACAGGTGCGTAGTAAAAAGAAAAATCTTCCCGTAGGAGTCGATAAGTCTTTTTCTACAAATTTTACTCGTCGAAAACTCGAACAGGTAAACTTCTTACTCGGAGCAGACGGATTTGCCAGAAATCTTTCCAGTATCATTCATCTGATTCTCTTTGCTACTATTATGGGAGGGGGCATGTCTTCCCGCCTATTCCAAAAAATTCGAGAAGAGAAAGGCTTGTGTTATAGTATCAATTGCTTTCCTTCCAGTTATTCAAGGACCGGTATTGTCAGTGTTTCCTGCGGAACTTCTAAAGAAAAGTTTGAATACTGTTTAGAATCAATTATGAATGAGTTGCGTCTTGTTAAGGCAGAAGGCTTTTCAAAAAGTGAACTGGAAGATGCGAAGAGCAACCAGATTGGAGCTATGTCCATCGGTTTTGAAGCCCCGGACCAGAGAATGACGAATATCGCACTACAGGAAATTTACTATAACCGATATTTTAGCTTAAAAGAACGGACAGATGCTATAAAGAAAGTGAAAATTGATGATTTACAGGAAACTATTGAAAAAATATTTTCTATAGAAAGATTACATTTTTCAGGAATTGGAGATTTGAGCAAATCCACAATTAATCGTATTGATACGAGTATTTGA
- the dut gene encoding dUTP diphosphatase yields MPIKIKKLHQQASLPERKTREAAAYDVSACCPEREIALPYGKVVLVPTGIALEIPINYEAQIRPRSGFSTRNAILLPNSPGTIDSDYRGEVFIPLLNLGSEEFFVSHGMRIAQLLVRECFGISWEEVDVLADTERGKLGFGSTGTH; encoded by the coding sequence ATTCCGATTAAGATAAAAAAGCTCCATCAGCAAGCTTCGTTACCTGAAAGGAAAACCCGAGAAGCGGCAGCGTATGATGTATCTGCCTGCTGTCCGGAACGGGAAATTGCCCTACCGTATGGCAAGGTTGTTTTAGTTCCCACAGGCATAGCTTTGGAAATTCCGATAAATTATGAAGCCCAGATTCGTCCGCGATCGGGTTTTTCTACAAGAAATGCAATTTTACTTCCGAATTCTCCCGGTACTATAGATTCTGATTATAGGGGTGAAGTGTTCATCCCTTTACTGAATCTCGGTTCCGAGGAATTTTTTGTAAGTCACGGAATGCGCATCGCTCAGTTACTGGTTCGAGAATGCTTCGGGATTTCCTGGGAAGAGGTTGATGTTTTAGCTGATACGGAGCGTGGGAAGCTGGGATTTGGTTCTACAGGAACTCACTAA